Part of the Streptomyces antimycoticus genome, GCGACGACACCGAATGGGCCCGGCTGTGCACGGCGATCGGACGCCCCGGCCTCGCCACCGACGAGCGCACCCGCACCGCCGCCGACCGCGCACACCACGCCGACCTGGTCGACGACGCCCTCGCCACCTGGGCCAGGACCCTGCCGGCCGACGCCGCCGCCGAACTCCTCCAGGAGCACGGCATACCCGCGGGCGCGGTGCAGGACGGCCGCGACCTCGTCGAACAGGACCCGCAGCTACGGGCCAGGGGCTTCTACGTCCGCGCGGAACACCCGGTGGCGGGGCCTTCCTGCACGAGGGGCCGCCCATCCGGCTCACCCGCACGCCGGGCGGCGTCCGCACGGCGGCACCCGTGCTCGGCGCCGACACCGACGACGTGCTGCGCGAGGTCGCGGGGCTGCCACCGGAGCGGATCCGCGAACTGCGCGAGCGCGAGGTGCTGCGGTGACCTCCCTGACGATTCCCGGGCTGCTCCAGACCGCGGCCCGGGACCACGGGGACCGCCCCTTCCTGCGGATCGGGGGCACCGTCCGCACCTACCGTCAGACGCGAGAGGCCGCCGCCACCATGGCGGGGGCCCTCGCGGCCCGGGGCTGCCGCCCGGGCGACCGCATCGCGGCGATGACGGGCAACCGGGTCGAACTCGTCGACCTGTTCCTCGGCGCCGCCTGGCTCGGCGCCGAGCTGGTCCCGCTGAACACGGGGCTGCGCGGCAGCGGGCTGCGGAACGTCCTGGACCAGGCCCGCCCCACCCAGCTGCTCGCGGAGGAGGAGACGGCGGAGCGCCTGCGGGCGGCCGGCTACCGGGGGACGCTGTGGCTCGCGGGAGCGGACGACGTGCCCCGGCCGGGCCACGGCCCCGCCCTGCCGGCGGCCCCCGTCCGCCCGGGCGACACCGCGTGCGTCCTCTTCACCTCCGGGACCACCGGAACCTCCCGCGGCGTCCGCTGCCCCCACGCCCAGTTCGTCTGGTGGGGGCGCAACGTCTCCGGCGCGCTGCGCCTCACCGCGGACGACGTCCTCTATACCTGCCTGCCGTTGTTCCACACCAACGCCCTGAACGCGCTGGCGCAGGCGATGACCGTGGGGGCGGCGTACACCCTCGCCCCCCGGTTCTCGGCCTCCCGGTACTGGACCGAGGCGGCCGGAGCCGGGGCCACCGTCGTCTATCTGCTGGGCGCCATGGTGCCGATGCTGCTGGCCCAGCCCCCGGGCCCGCACGACCGTGCCCACCGGGCCGTACGCGGACTCTCCCCGGCGACACCGGCCCACGCCTGGCAGCCGTTCCGCGAGCGGTTCGGCGTCACCCTGGTCGACGGATTCGGCTCCACCGAGACCAACCTCGTCATCGGCACCACCCCCGAGGAACAGCGGCCCGGCTATATCGGCACCCTGCGCGACGGCTTCGACGCCCGCGTCGTCGACGAACTGCTCACCCCCGTTCCCGACGGCACCCCCGGCGAGCTCCTGGTGCGCAGCCACCGGCCGTACGCCTTCGCCACCGGCTACCTGGGCGAGCCGGTGGAGCCCGCGGACGCGTGGCGGCGGACGGGGGACCGGGTGGTGCGCGAGCCCGACGGCTGGTTCCGGTTCGTGGACCGCATCAAGGACGTCATCCGCCGCCGTGGGGAGAACATCTCCTCCTGCGAGGTCGAGACGGTCGTCCGCAGCCATCCGGCGGTGGCCGACGCTGCCGTCTTCCCCGTGCCGTCCGAGCTGGCGGAGGACGAGGTGATGGTCGCCGTGCTGCCCCGCGCGGGCAGCACCCTCGACCCGGCCGACCTGATCCGCCACTGCGAGCTCGAGCTGCCCCCGTTCGCCGCCCCCCGCTACGTGGACATCCTGCGCGAGCTGCCGCTCACCGAGACCGGCAAGGTGCGCAAGGCGGCGCTGCGGCGGCGTGGCGTCACGGAGACGACGTGGGACCGGGTCAGGGCCGAGGCCGGTCCACCCATGCGGTGACGACGTCGGCGAACTCCCCGGGCAGCTGCTCGGGCGCCGGTACGTGGCCGCCGGGCAGGACCGCGGTCTCGCAGCCGAGCGCCGCCGCGAACTTCTCCAGCGCGGGCAGCGAGTAGTGGTCCTCCGGGGCGCATACGGCGAGTACCGGGGCCGTGATGTGCGCCAGCCGCTCCTCCATCCGGTACCGGTACACCGCCTGGTGTCCCTCCTCCACCCGGTCCAGCACGGTCAGCGCGTCGATCACATAGCGGGTCAGCGCGGCCTCCTCGCCCTCCCGGTAGAAGCCGCGGCGCCTGTTCCACAGCTCCACCAGATGCGAGCCGTCCGGCTTCGGATCGACATGATCGACCGGCGGGCGAGCGGGCGCCGCCTCGCGTTTGGTCTCGTCGACGAAGGCCGTGGCCGAGAGCAGCAGACTGCTGACGCGGTCGCCCAGCCGGGCGGCCACCTCCACGGCGACCACACCGCCCGTGTGATGGCCCACCAGGTGGAATGCGCCCAGTCCGAGCCCGTCGGCCAACGCCTCCACCCCGTCGGCGAACCGCTCGATCGAGTGCGGCCCCTCGGGCTTGGCCGAGGCGCCGAACCCCACGGTGTCCATGGCGATCGCCCGGTGTGCCCGGCCCACCAGGGGCAGCACATCGGCGTACTCGGTCCAGGAACGCGGCGTCTGATGCAGCAGCAGCACCGCCTCGCCGGACCCGCACTCCGCGTAGTGCAACTGCCCGAAGGGACTGGGCGCGTAGCCCCGCCGCACCGTGTTCGCCATCGCCGTGAGCCGCCTTCCGATTGACACGAACCGCTCGCCCACTCTCGTCGCCGCCAAGCGGGCGGGACCAGGCGAACGGTCCGCTGTCCGGACCCCAGCGCGGGCGGCCGCAGGACGCTGCCCCGGCCTGCCCCCGGGCGGCCTACTTCGGTGCGGCGGCCAGCCGAACCGCCAGCCCCGTGAACACCGTCCCGCTGAAGACGTTCAGCCCCCGCGCCACCCGGCGGCTGCGGCGCAGTAGTCCGGCGAGCTTCCCCGAGAGCAGGCCCACCGACCCGTCGACGCAGAAGCCCATGACCACGAAGGTGACTCCCAGGAGCATGAACTGGCCCGGCACATGGCCGAGTTCGGGGTTCACGAACTGCGGCAGGAAGGCGATGTTGAAGAGAATCACCTTGGGGTTGAGCAGGTTGATGAGAGCTCCCTGCCAGAAGGCACGCCGGTGTCCCGGGCCGACGTTCCCGCTCTCCTCGCCCGGCAGCGAGCGGTCCCGGAACGCCTTGACGGCCAGGTACAGCAGATACGACACGCCCGCCCAGCGCAGCACGTGATAGAGCGTCGGCAGCGCCGCGAACAGCGCCGACAGCCCCAGCGCCGCGGCCACCGCGTGCACGAACATCGCGCAGGCCACCCCGAACGCCGCCATGACCCCCGCGCTGGGGCCGCCCCGGCCGCCCATCGCCACGATGAACATCATGTCGGGGCCGGGAGTGACGCAGAGGACGAACGCGGCGAGGAGGAACGCCGTGTACAAGGAGGCATCAACCATGGGGGTCATGGTTGGGGCCGGAGAGGGCGGAAGCGAGTGAATTTCGAGGAGTGAGATGGAGCGGGTCAGCCTTTGGAGGGGCGTGGGGCCCGCAGGTTCGCCCGCTCCTTCAGCTCCTCCTCGTCGACCAACGTGAGCATCGGCTGACCCGGCGCGCACACCATGGTCACGACGAACGTGGTCGTCGCGTCCGACAGGGCGTTGGCGTCCTGGTAGTGGATCACGTCACCACCCGGCTCCCAGAACGTCCCACCGGCCTCGACCACACGCTCCGGCTCACCCTCGAGCTCGAACCGGACCGCGCCCTCCACCACATAGCCGAACGCCGGCCCCGAGTGGCGGTGCGGAGGGAGCCCGGGGTGACCGGGAGGCCACTCGACACGGATGGTCATTCCCGAACCACCTTCGGGAAGAAGGGCGGAGTGACGTCTTGCAGCATCTGGACTTCGGGCGGCAACGAGATTTCCGGCCGCTCGTCGGCGGCCCCGTGCGCCGGGTTCTTCTCGGACATGCGCCACACCTCCGTAACCCTGCCATGCGCCTTCTGCCTCGCTCGGACAGTTCTGAGACCACTCTGCCCCGCGTCGGCGGCCGCCACAATCCGGGAGCCGACCGCTTCGACGTGTCACCAGCACCATGCCGAGCAGACCGGCCACACCCGCTTCGGCCGGCCAGTTCAGCCACATGTTGTGGGCGTGGACGAACGTCCGGCCGCCGGGTACGGCAGCGGAGACCGCGTCCCCGGCGCGCCCCAGCCCGACACCGAGCGGATGGTCCACGGCGAGGTCGACGGCCGCCTTCCACGCCTGGCCCCGGACACCGAGCGCGTCACCGGCCCGCGACACCACCCACAGCGCCACCGTCACGGCCACCAGCCCGGCCGGCCCCACGACCGTCAGCGTCCGCACCCCCCACCGGCCGAGGCGGGGAGCGAGTCAGTACGCGCCGCCGAGCACCAGCAGGCCCGCGGCCGCCGCGACACAGCCCGCCCGGGAGAACGGGTCAGCACCGCGCCGTAGCCGACGAGGCCCACGCTCACGACCGCGACGCGGGCCGTGCGCTCGGCGACCGTCACCGCGGTCAGCAGGGCGATCGGGGTGAGCAGCACCAGGAACGCGGCGAGCAGGTTGGGGTTGGCGAAGGTGCCGGTGGCGCGGATCATCGACCCGGGCCCGCCGCTGTCGCAGTCGACGTCGGTGAAGAGACCGGTGCGGCAGAAGCCGGTCGGCACCTCGTTGGTCACCTGGGCGAACGCCGAGGTGGCCGCGGCCGCCACGGCGGCCGGCGCGAGCAGTGCGACCGCCCGCCAGGACTCGGGCTGCGCCCGCCGGATCCCGACCAGCAGATAGAAGGTGGCGAGGGCGGTCATCAGGGCGCGCAGCGGCGCGCCGGGATGCCCACCGACGTACGTGGTGGCGACGGCGCCGAGGAGGAGCAGCGCGATGGCGGGGTCGAGCCGGGTGCGGAACGTGGCGAGCCGCGGCGCCGTCACCGCCGTCGCGACCGGCCCCGCCGGCACGGCAAGGCGCACCGGTGTGATGACGCCGACCAGAGGGGCGTCGGGGAAGAAGTCGGTGGCCGCGTCGAGCATGACGATGGCCGTAGCCACCAGCGGAACGGCCTGGACTGCCGCGCGCACAGGTGCCATGGCGCCCCAGCGTGTCCGGCCGCAGGTACCGGCAGATGGCACGCACACGAACAGCGGAGAGCGCCTTCACGTCCGGTGTGCCGCCGACCAGTCCGGACCAGGCCGGACACGTCCCGACGGGTCCGATGCCGAGGCGGGCCGGGCGCCCGCACATCAGGTGGCCGTGGCACTCCCGGGAGCCGGGGTGGCGAAGGGGCGGAGCGGGACGATGCCCACGCTGTGGCCGCTTCGGTCCAGCAGCCGGCCCATGTGCTTGACGGTGCGCAGCACCACCGAGCGGTCGTCGATGGTCAGTTGCGGCAGCCGCCTGGACAGATGCGCCTCGAAGGCGTGCACATCGCCGGCCGCGCGCAGCCAGACGTCGATCACGAGGTTGTGCGGGCCCGCCGTGATCGCACACGACCGCACCTCCCGCACCCCGGCCAGCGCCCGGCTGGTCTCCTCCAGGCGCTCGGCCGGTACGGACGCGAAGTACACCGCGGCCATCGGCCACCCGGACATGGGCCGGGCGAGGTCGCAGCGCAGGCACACCCGTGAGCCGAGCAGCCCCCGCAGCCTCCGGCGGACCGTGGTCAAAGGCGCCCCGGCACGCTCCGCCAGGTCGCTGATCGCCATGCGCCCGTCAACGCTCAGCAGCTCCAGGAGCCGCACGTCCAAGGGGTCCCAGCCGGACGCCCCCGGCGGGAGCGGCTCGACCGGCGGGAGCGCCGCCTCGAGCCGCGCGCACTGCGCGGCGTCCAGAGCGCGAAGCCGCCACCGGCTGCCCTCGGAGGGCAGGGCCGTCGTCACATGCGTACGTGTCGCCCGCACCCCTGGCGCGCCCCGGAAGAGGAGCGTGCTGAGCTGGGCGAGCTCACCCAGGTCCGAAGCCTGCAGCGCGATCACCAGATCCCGGCTTCCCGCCGTGAGCTTGACGTTCGCCACCGAGGGTTCGGCCGCCAGGGCCTCGGCCACGTCCTCCCCGACCCCGGGCTCGGTGTCGACCTCGACGATGCCGGTCACCACGACCCGGGAGTCGGACAGCTGCGGGTAGGCGGTCACCCAGGCCAGCCCCGCCTCCTGGAGCCGCCGCCAGCGTCGGGCGGCCGTCACCGGGTTCACCGCGAGGACATCACCGACAAGTGTCCACGGGGCTCTGGGATGGATCTGCAGCGCGTGCACGAGGCCACGATCCAACTCGTCGAGGTCATGCGCGGCGTA contains:
- a CDS encoding alpha/beta fold hydrolase, producing the protein MANTVRRGYAPSPFGQLHYAECGSGEAVLLLHQTPRSWTEYADVLPLVGRAHRAIAMDTVGFGASAKPEGPHSIERFADGVEALADGLGLGAFHLVGHHTGGVVAVEVAARLGDRVSSLLLSATAFVDETKREAAPARPPVDHVDPKPDGSHLVELWNRRRGFYREGEEAALTRYVIDALTVLDRVEEGHQAVYRYRMEERLAHITAPVLAVCAPEDHYSLPALEKFAAALGCETAVLPGGHVPAPEQLPGEFADVVTAWVDRPRP
- a CDS encoding AMP-binding protein, which produces MTSLTIPGLLQTAARDHGDRPFLRIGGTVRTYRQTREAAATMAGALAARGCRPGDRIAAMTGNRVELVDLFLGAAWLGAELVPLNTGLRGSGLRNVLDQARPTQLLAEEETAERLRAAGYRGTLWLAGADDVPRPGHGPALPAAPVRPGDTACVLFTSGTTGTSRGVRCPHAQFVWWGRNVSGALRLTADDVLYTCLPLFHTNALNALAQAMTVGAAYTLAPRFSASRYWTEAAGAGATVVYLLGAMVPMLLAQPPGPHDRAHRAVRGLSPATPAHAWQPFRERFGVTLVDGFGSTETNLVIGTTPEEQRPGYIGTLRDGFDARVVDELLTPVPDGTPGELLVRSHRPYAFATGYLGEPVEPADAWRRTGDRVVREPDGWFRFVDRIKDVIRRRGENISSCEVETVVRSHPAVADAAVFPVPSELAEDEVMVAVLPRAGSTLDPADLIRHCELELPPFAAPRYVDILRELPLTETGKVRKAALRRRGVTETTWDRVRAEAGPPMR
- a CDS encoding Lrp/AsnC family transcriptional regulator, translating into MQTQDYAAHDLDELDRGLVHALQIHPRAPWTLVGDVLAVNPVTAARRWRRLQEAGLAWVTAYPQLSDSRVVVTGIVEVDTEPGVGEDVAEALAAEPSVANVKLTAGSRDLVIALQASDLGELAQLSTLLFRGAPGVRATRTHVTTALPSEGSRWRLRALDAAQCARLEAALPPVEPLPPGASGWDPLDVRLLELLSVDGRMAISDLAERAGAPLTTVRRRLRGLLGSRVCLRCDLARPMSGWPMAAVYFASVPAERLEETSRALAGVREVRSCAITAGPHNLVIDVWLRAAGDVHAFEAHLSRRLPQLTIDDRSVVLRTVKHMGRLLDRSGHSVGIVPLRPFATPAPGSATAT
- a CDS encoding LysE family translocator, whose protein sequence is MVDASLYTAFLLAAFVLCVTPGPDMMFIVAMGGRGGPSAGVMAAFGVACAMFVHAVAAALGLSALFAALPTLYHVLRWAGVSYLLYLAVKAFRDRSLPGEESGNVGPGHRRAFWQGALINLLNPKVILFNIAFLPQFVNPELGHVPGQFMLLGVTFVVMGFCVDGSVGLLSGKLAGLLRRSRRVARGLNVFSGTVFTGLAVRLAAAPK